One Streptomyces sp. NBC_00223 genomic window carries:
- a CDS encoding DNA repair ATPase → MSEAKPAHAAGDTAPAPVLDADAYDVLRDRLTAAARELSARAEGLNARRQEVFGSAELRLDGTGRVRTARPALPADVAPVGPYLLFAANPAEVTDVGDVFQVRPAADAGDGGSGDAPVDGPAGLLDDPGFIRDFRELYRYYRETRVLRVRVEEGRVLVVFRTGPAVTDARVLSWRVGRDGSCGYEGTARESAEQPAGAVEWAVVGREAYVDGRRPYIALTAADGGTLALDTTGGSLTIRTGETVHEEPVEDALQSLADAEAAYATAGPLVLLRVRPYREHTDRHFAVNTRTGQVERIDALGRACLRLPDEQGVVFPGGYALATGGTRTFDLGPEVPGEELEFERLVRSANGEDVLYVFHAAADGRRLLLPYNLIRKEAAAPLHVQGCALYEDGTLITLRPADGGEPARVHTLQRWHTPFLSDTYAAAQPVGEGPLERIGNPDLVRAVSDALSVARSALEPGSAAAVHEALVAAAERVLDRHHWLSDPETGDLATPLAEVRDTGRQVLAEYARVREATARATEAIDAAEARIAALGRRVRGEAAATADEWVRRLTELRRTQGQLMSLRETRYADTARLDALDALLGKELATAAGRAATHFADERAFDGYRARVAETAALAAAIATAADAEPLAAVLDEQAAGLTTVTETAGTLEISDATVRTRILALAADVLGAVNQARAVLDGRRRELRAAETEAEFAAESALLAQSVGGALAAADTPERCEEQLGRLLVQVENLTTRFAADGERLAALDARREEIQQTFATRKQALADERARRAQRLTASAARILDGIRRRAAALSSADEVNTYFASDPMAAEHRRIAGELRTLGDPARAAELDAAFAAARQDTGRALRDRLDLYEDGGAAIRLGRHRFAVNTQPFEPALVPHGDGLAFTVSGTDYLVPVRDPAFAATRRFWNRPLPSESPALYRAEYLAASLLLDTLPGGPGGGTDGDLTVLVREAAAARPGEGYERGVHDHDAALILRALTGLAARADLLRYPSATRAAAQLFWTHGTTDRTRAAWTTRARSLTRASTAFGASPLPWAGGGSAAAGPGMPAPGAAPWPTVGSQPGIGPAPGAPALGGTASGPRPAPGSGVGPRPGPGAAAGSRTAASLGTGPTSGSWSSSGPRSEPRPSPEGPAPEGTASGPGSQPAPGRVPGAAGFRAGADLGMFGLAGTASGAGSRPASGSQSGLGPAPGGPGRGAAPDTLRQGGDALPEAGSAPGRVPGAVGLGTGADLRGGRGIGGALAALAAEIGAAAGEFLAGAGVPGPGPGGGWGTESDLLGEYLVAELAAARGGFAEGPAARRLRERFAEALGGPQGVPYKEFTADLEALSGDLPARRQLAEAWLGGLDADEGDRAEAAAALVCGADLARYEVDAEVALTVDGLLGSHPRVARGRLDVRLDELLTRVRRFRADDIPAYTEYQRHRTAVVAAERERLALDSYRARPPAGFVRNRLLDEVYLPLVGDSLAKQFGPSGGLLMLMSPPGYGKTSLVEYVAARLGLALVTVSGPALGTGVTSLDPERAPDASARREVEKIDLALRLGSNVLLYLDDIQHTSPELLQKFIPLCDAQRRIEGAEGTYDLRGRRFAVCMAGNPYTESGGLFRVPDMLANRADVWNLGDVLTGREALFALSYVENALTANPVLAPLAARDRADLEILVRLAQGDPTARAEDLNHPYSAAERAEVLAVLRHLLRARDTLLTVNAAYIASAGQSAAARTEPPFLLQGSYRNMTRLAGRITPTMNDAELEAAVTDHYRAEAQTLAAGAEAALLKLGELRGTLTDEQAARWAELRATYR, encoded by the coding sequence GTGAGCGAGGCGAAGCCGGCACACGCGGCCGGGGACACGGCCCCGGCCCCCGTGCTCGACGCCGACGCGTACGACGTGCTCAGGGACCGGCTCACCGCCGCCGCCCGGGAGCTGTCGGCCAGGGCCGAGGGCCTCAACGCCCGCCGCCAGGAGGTCTTCGGCTCGGCCGAGCTGCGGCTGGACGGCACCGGGCGGGTACGCACGGCCCGGCCCGCGCTGCCCGCCGATGTGGCGCCGGTCGGCCCGTATCTGCTCTTCGCCGCCAACCCGGCCGAGGTCACGGACGTCGGGGACGTCTTCCAGGTGCGCCCGGCGGCGGACGCGGGAGACGGCGGGTCCGGCGACGCGCCGGTCGACGGGCCCGCCGGGCTGCTCGACGACCCCGGTTTCATCCGGGACTTCCGCGAGCTGTACCGCTACTACCGGGAGACCCGGGTGCTGCGGGTGCGGGTCGAGGAAGGGCGGGTGCTGGTCGTCTTCAGGACCGGCCCCGCCGTCACCGACGCGCGCGTGCTGAGCTGGCGGGTCGGCCGCGACGGGAGCTGCGGCTACGAGGGCACCGCCCGGGAGAGCGCGGAGCAGCCCGCCGGCGCCGTGGAGTGGGCGGTCGTCGGCCGGGAGGCGTACGTCGACGGGCGGCGCCCGTACATCGCGCTCACCGCGGCGGACGGCGGCACCCTCGCGCTCGACACCACCGGCGGCAGCCTGACCATCCGCACCGGTGAGACCGTCCACGAGGAGCCGGTCGAGGACGCGTTGCAGTCCCTCGCCGACGCCGAGGCCGCTTACGCCACCGCGGGCCCGCTGGTGCTGCTGCGGGTGCGGCCGTACCGGGAGCACACCGACCGGCACTTCGCCGTCAACACCCGCACCGGGCAGGTCGAGCGGATCGACGCGCTCGGCCGGGCGTGCCTGCGGCTGCCCGACGAGCAGGGCGTGGTCTTCCCCGGCGGTTACGCGCTCGCCACCGGCGGTACCCGTACCTTCGACCTCGGGCCCGAAGTCCCCGGCGAGGAGCTGGAGTTCGAGCGCCTGGTCCGCTCGGCCAACGGCGAGGACGTGCTGTACGTCTTCCACGCCGCCGCCGACGGCCGCCGGCTGCTGCTGCCGTACAACCTCATCCGCAAGGAGGCGGCCGCGCCCCTGCACGTCCAGGGCTGCGCGCTGTACGAGGACGGCACGCTGATCACGCTGCGCCCGGCCGACGGCGGCGAACCGGCCCGGGTGCACACCCTCCAGCGCTGGCACACGCCCTTTCTGTCCGACACCTACGCCGCCGCGCAGCCGGTCGGCGAAGGGCCGCTGGAGCGGATCGGCAACCCCGATCTGGTGCGGGCCGTCTCCGACGCCCTGTCGGTGGCCCGCAGCGCCCTGGAGCCCGGCTCCGCGGCGGCCGTGCACGAGGCGCTGGTCGCCGCCGCCGAGCGGGTGCTCGACCGGCACCACTGGCTGTCCGACCCCGAAACCGGCGATCTGGCCACGCCGTTGGCCGAGGTGCGCGACACCGGACGGCAGGTGCTCGCCGAGTACGCGCGGGTCCGTGAGGCCACCGCGCGGGCCACGGAGGCGATCGACGCGGCGGAGGCGCGGATCGCCGCGCTCGGCCGCCGGGTGCGCGGAGAGGCCGCCGCCACCGCCGACGAGTGGGTGCGGCGGCTGACCGAACTGCGCCGGACACAGGGCCAGTTGATGTCCCTGCGCGAGACGCGGTACGCCGACACGGCACGGCTGGACGCGCTCGACGCCCTGCTGGGCAAGGAGTTGGCGACCGCCGCAGGACGCGCGGCCACACACTTCGCCGACGAGCGGGCCTTCGACGGCTACCGCGCGCGGGTCGCCGAGACCGCCGCCCTGGCCGCCGCGATCGCCACCGCCGCCGACGCCGAACCGCTGGCCGCCGTACTGGACGAGCAGGCCGCCGGGCTGACCACCGTCACCGAGACGGCCGGCACCCTGGAGATCAGCGACGCGACCGTACGCACCCGTATCCTGGCGCTGGCCGCCGATGTGCTCGGCGCGGTCAACCAGGCCAGGGCCGTGCTCGACGGCCGCCGCAGGGAACTGCGCGCCGCCGAGACCGAGGCCGAATTCGCGGCGGAGAGCGCGCTGTTGGCGCAGAGCGTCGGCGGGGCGCTGGCCGCGGCCGACACCCCCGAGCGGTGCGAGGAGCAGCTCGGGCGGCTGCTGGTCCAGGTCGAGAACCTGACGACGCGGTTCGCCGCGGACGGTGAGCGGCTGGCCGCGCTCGACGCCCGGCGCGAGGAGATCCAGCAGACCTTCGCCACCCGCAAGCAGGCACTGGCCGACGAACGGGCCCGCCGCGCCCAGCGGTTGACCGCCTCGGCGGCGCGCATCCTCGACGGGATACGGCGCCGCGCGGCCGCGCTGTCCTCGGCCGACGAGGTCAACACGTATTTCGCCTCCGACCCGATGGCGGCCGAACACCGGCGGATCGCGGGGGAGTTGCGCACTCTCGGCGACCCCGCGCGGGCGGCAGAACTCGACGCGGCCTTCGCCGCCGCCCGCCAGGACACCGGGCGCGCGCTGCGGGACCGGCTCGACCTGTACGAGGACGGGGGCGCCGCGATCCGCCTCGGACGGCACCGGTTCGCCGTCAACACCCAGCCGTTCGAGCCGGCGCTCGTACCGCACGGGGACGGGCTGGCCTTCACGGTCAGCGGCACGGACTATCTCGTACCCGTCCGCGATCCGGCCTTCGCGGCCACCCGCCGCTTCTGGAACCGCCCGCTGCCCTCGGAGTCCCCCGCGCTCTACCGGGCGGAGTACCTGGCGGCGAGCCTCCTGCTGGACACCCTGCCGGGCGGGCCCGGGGGCGGTACGGACGGCGACCTCACCGTACTGGTCCGGGAGGCCGCCGCCGCGCGGCCGGGCGAGGGGTACGAGCGCGGGGTCCACGACCACGACGCGGCGCTGATCCTGCGCGCTCTGACCGGCCTGGCCGCGCGGGCCGACCTGCTGCGCTACCCGTCCGCGACCCGTGCGGCGGCCCAGCTCTTCTGGACCCACGGCACGACGGATCGGACCCGCGCCGCCTGGACCACCCGCGCCCGCTCCCTCACCCGCGCGTCCACGGCCTTCGGCGCGAGCCCCTTGCCGTGGGCGGGCGGGGGTTCCGCCGCAGCCGGGCCCGGCATGCCGGCCCCTGGCGCCGCCCCTTGGCCGACCGTCGGCTCGCAGCCGGGAATCGGTCCGGCGCCGGGCGCGCCCGCCCTCGGCGGAACGGCTTCCGGCCCGCGGCCGGCGCCCGGCTCAGGCGTGGGTCCCCGGCCGGGCCCCGGTGCGGCTGCCGGCTCCCGTACGGCGGCATCCCTCGGGACCGGGCCGACGTCGGGTTCATGGTCGTCCTCCGGGCCGCGGTCGGAGCCTCGCCCGTCGCCGGAGGGGCCCGCCCCCGAGGGGACGGCGTCCGGCCCCGGCTCGCAACCGGCGCCGGGCCGTGTGCCGGGCGCCGCCGGCTTCCGCGCGGGGGCCGACCTGGGCATGTTCGGCCTCGCCGGGACGGCTTCCGGTGCGGGTTCTCGGCCGGCCTCCGGCTCGCAGTCGGGGCTCGGTCCGGCGCCGGGCGGGCCCGGCCGTGGCGCGGCGCCGGACACACTGCGGCAGGGCGGCGACGCCCTCCCGGAGGCGGGCTCGGCGCCAGGCCGTGTGCCGGGCGCCGTCGGCCTTGGCACGGGGGCGGACCTCCGCGGGGGTCGGGGGATCGGGGGCGCGCTGGCCGCGCTCGCCGCAGAGATCGGGGCGGCGGCGGGGGAGTTTCTGGCCGGGGCGGGGGTTCCCGGGCCCGGGCCGGGCGGGGGCTGGGGGACCGAGAGCGACCTCCTCGGCGAGTACCTCGTGGCCGAACTGGCCGCCGCCCGCGGCGGCTTCGCCGAAGGGCCCGCCGCCAGGCGTCTGCGGGAGCGGTTCGCCGAGGCGCTGGGCGGCCCGCAGGGCGTCCCGTACAAGGAGTTCACCGCCGACCTGGAGGCGCTGAGCGGCGATCTGCCCGCCCGCCGCCAGCTCGCGGAGGCGTGGCTGGGCGGGCTGGACGCCGACGAGGGCGACCGCGCCGAGGCCGCCGCCGCGCTGGTCTGCGGCGCCGACCTCGCACGGTACGAGGTGGACGCCGAGGTCGCCCTGACCGTCGACGGTCTGCTCGGCTCCCACCCCCGGGTCGCCCGCGGCCGCCTCGACGTACGCCTGGACGAACTCCTCACCCGGGTACGGCGGTTCCGCGCCGACGACATCCCGGCCTACACCGAGTACCAGCGGCACCGCACCGCCGTGGTCGCCGCCGAGCGGGAACGGCTCGCGCTCGACTCCTACCGGGCCCGGCCGCCGGCCGGCTTCGTCCGCAACCGGCTGCTGGACGAGGTCTATCTGCCGCTCGTCGGGGACAGCCTGGCCAAGCAGTTCGGCCCGTCGGGCGGCCTGCTGATGCTGATGTCCCCGCCCGGGTACGGCAAGACCTCGCTCGTGGAGTACGTCGCCGCCCGGCTCGGGCTCGCGCTGGTCACCGTCTCGGGCCCGGCGCTCGGCACCGGCGTCACCTCGCTCGACCCCGAGCGCGCGCCGGACGCGAGCGCCCGACGCGAGGTGGAGAAGATCGACCTCGCCCTCAGGCTCGGCTCCAACGTCCTGCTCTATCTGGACGACATCCAGCACACCTCGCCCGAACTCCTCCAGAAATTCATCCCGTTGTGCGACGCGCAGCGCAGGATCGAGGGCGCGGAGGGCACTTACGACCTGCGGGGCCGACGCTTCGCCGTGTGCATGGCCGGGAACCCGTACACCGAGTCGGGCGGTCTGTTCCGCGTGCCGGACATGCTCGCGAACCGCGCCGACGTGTGGAACCTCGGCGACGTCCTCACCGGCCGCGAGGCGCTTTTCGCGCTGAGCTACGTGGAGAACGCGCTGACCGCCAACCCCGTTCTCGCGCCGCTGGCCGCCCGCGACCGGGCCGACCTGGAGATCCTGGTCCGCCTCGCCCAGGGCGACCCGACAGCCCGCGCGGAGGACCTGAACCACCCGTACTCCGCCGCCGAACGCGCCGAAGTCCTGGCCGTGCTGCGGCACTTGCTGCGGGCGAGGGACACGCTGCTGACGGTCAACGCCGCGTACATCGCCTCCGCCGGGCAGTCCGCGGCCGCGCGCACCGAGCCGCCGTTCCTGCTCCAGGGCTCGTACCGCAACATGACCAGGCTGGCCGGGCGGATCACCCCGACCATGAACGACGCCGAACTGGAGGCGGCCGTGACCGACCACTACCGGGCGGAGGCGCAGACGCTGGCGGCGGGCGCGGAGGCGGCGCTGCTCAAGCTCGGCGAGCTGCGCGGCACGCTCACGGACGAACAGGCCGCGCGCTGGGCGGAGTTGAGGGCGACCTACCGCTGA
- a CDS encoding flotillin family protein gives MDATAIGIGVLLAVLALIALGVLFTVSRLFRKVAQGQALIISKTRQVDVTFTGAVVLPVLHNAELMDISVKTIEILRTGREGLICQDNIRADIHLTFFVRVNKTKEDVVKVAQAIGTQRASHQETLQELFSAKFSEALKTVGKQLDFVDLYTHREHFRDQIIQVIGTDLNGYHLEDCAIDFLEQTPLTQLDPANILDAQGIRKITELTAIEHVRTNEFQRTEQKEITRQNVDARETILELERRQAEAEIKQRREVDTMRAREEAATARVQEEERLGAQAAFLRTEEQLGVQRENQAREVAVAQKNRERVIAVENERIEKDRVLEVIARERETELARISKEKEVEGERREVADVVRERIAVDRTVAEQEESIKHLRLVQEAERERQALIITAEAQAQEQLVKDIKAAEAAEQAAQYKARETLTMAEARKRAAEMDSDAKIRLAEGIRAEAAAEGLAEVEVRERGAEAITKVGVAEAEATSARLKAEAEGARLLSLATAEGTTAQASAEAAMIGEKLKAEAAGLTEKAAAMAALDDASRGHEEYRLRLAAEKDIRLAGLDTQRQIAEAQATVLATGLEKADISIVGGDTVFFDRLMGAVAAGRSVDTFIANSETVQSMTAPWTDGSSRFTEDATRILSSLGANAGNLTVSALLARLIADGGPRTAGLQQLLDQARALGLADAPVAAAAAAVAGGSATAANGSVNGLVKQ, from the coding sequence ATGGATGCCACCGCCATCGGGATCGGCGTACTGCTCGCCGTCCTCGCGCTCATCGCACTCGGAGTTCTCTTCACCGTCAGCCGGCTCTTCCGCAAGGTCGCGCAGGGCCAGGCGCTGATCATCTCCAAGACACGGCAGGTGGACGTCACCTTCACCGGTGCCGTCGTCCTGCCGGTGCTGCACAACGCGGAGTTGATGGACATCTCCGTGAAGACCATCGAGATCCTGCGCACCGGCCGCGAGGGTCTGATCTGCCAGGACAACATCCGCGCCGACATCCACCTCACCTTCTTCGTCCGGGTCAACAAGACCAAGGAGGACGTGGTGAAGGTCGCGCAGGCGATCGGCACCCAGCGGGCCAGCCACCAGGAGACGCTTCAGGAGCTGTTCAGCGCGAAGTTCTCCGAGGCGCTCAAGACCGTCGGCAAGCAGCTGGACTTCGTCGACCTCTACACCCACCGCGAGCACTTCCGCGACCAGATCATCCAGGTGATCGGCACCGACCTCAACGGGTACCACCTGGAGGACTGCGCGATCGACTTCCTGGAGCAGACCCCGCTCACCCAGCTCGACCCGGCCAACATCCTGGACGCGCAGGGCATCAGGAAGATCACCGAGCTGACGGCGATCGAGCATGTGCGGACCAATGAGTTCCAGCGCACCGAGCAGAAGGAGATCACCCGGCAGAACGTCGACGCCCGCGAGACGATCCTGGAGCTCGAACGCCGCCAGGCGGAGGCCGAGATCAAGCAGCGCCGCGAGGTCGACACGATGCGGGCCCGCGAGGAGGCGGCCACCGCCCGGGTCCAGGAGGAGGAACGCCTCGGCGCCCAGGCCGCGTTCCTGCGCACCGAGGAGCAACTCGGCGTCCAGCGCGAGAACCAGGCCCGTGAGGTCGCGGTCGCCCAGAAGAACCGCGAGCGCGTCATCGCCGTCGAGAACGAGCGGATCGAGAAGGACCGCGTCCTTGAGGTGATCGCCCGCGAGCGGGAGACCGAACTCGCCCGTATCTCCAAGGAGAAGGAGGTCGAGGGCGAGCGCCGCGAGGTCGCCGACGTCGTGCGCGAGCGGATCGCGGTGGACCGTACGGTCGCCGAGCAGGAGGAGTCCATCAAGCACCTGCGGCTGGTCCAGGAGGCCGAGCGCGAGCGGCAGGCGCTGATCATCACCGCCGAGGCGCAGGCGCAGGAGCAGCTGGTCAAGGACATCAAGGCCGCCGAGGCGGCCGAGCAGGCCGCGCAGTACAAGGCCCGCGAGACGCTGACCATGGCCGAGGCCCGCAAGCGCGCGGCCGAGATGGACTCGGACGCCAAGATCCGACTCGCCGAGGGCATCAGGGCCGAGGCGGCCGCCGAGGGCCTGGCCGAGGTCGAGGTGCGCGAGCGCGGCGCCGAGGCGATCACCAAGGTCGGTGTCGCGGAGGCCGAGGCCACCTCGGCCCGGCTGAAGGCGGAGGCGGAGGGCGCGCGGCTGCTGTCGCTGGCCACCGCCGAGGGCACCACCGCGCAGGCCTCCGCGGAGGCGGCCATGATCGGCGAGAAGCTCAAGGCCGAGGCCGCGGGCCTCACCGAGAAGGCCGCGGCGATGGCCGCGCTCGACGACGCCTCGCGCGGCCACGAGGAGTACCGGCTGCGGCTCGCCGCCGAGAAGGACATCCGGCTGGCCGGGCTGGACACCCAGCGGCAGATCGCCGAGGCGCAGGCGACCGTACTGGCCACCGGTCTGGAGAAGGCCGACATCAGCATCGTCGGCGGCGACACGGTCTTCTTCGACCGGCTGATGGGCGCGGTCGCGGCCGGCCGCTCGGTGGACACCTTCATCGCCAACTCCGAGACCGTGCAGTCGATGACGGCCCCCTGGACGGACGGCTCCTCCCGCTTCACCGAGGACGCCACCCGCATCCTGTCCTCGCTGGGCGCGAACGCGGGCAACCTCACCGTCTCCGCCCTGCTGGCCCGGCTGATCGCCGACGGCGGACCGCGCACCGCCGGCCTCCAGCAACTCCTGGACCAGGCCCGCGCGCTGGGTCTGGCCGACGCCCCGGTCGCGGCGGCGGCCGCGGCGGTGGCCGGCGGGAGCGCCACGGCGGCCAACGGTTCCGTGAACGGGCTCGTGAAGCAGTGA